The following are from one region of the Anaerolineales bacterium genome:
- a CDS encoding branched-chain amino acid ABC transporter permease yields MLKRWRRTVTFTDLVVWGIGVVIAAAIIIGTIRTLQAAQYTAEQWIYLVIGGLKLGGIYALIALGYTLVYGILRMINFAHSEVFMSGPFTAVFLAIYLNNTGFYNSHPLISLGLITIVSVTVSSTVALLLERVAYRKLRYAPRLVPLITAIGASFFLQYTFKGFYGANIKTYPNLDALAGTWTIGPVTIPKTDAVVILSAFFMMLLLYSIVQFTKTGKAMRAVSEDKEVAALMGVDVDRIIVFTFGLGGASAGLAGVLYALVYQNVHYFMGFIPGLKAFTAAVLGGIGNVVGAWLGGMILGLLESLGPNLFLSGLGIPAPNQLKDGIAFAILVLILIFRPTGLLGERISKTKA; encoded by the coding sequence ATGCTAAAAAGATGGCGCCGGACAGTCACGTTTACGGACCTCGTGGTCTGGGGGATTGGTGTGGTTATTGCTGCCGCGATCATCATCGGTACGATTCGCACCTTGCAAGCAGCACAATACACCGCTGAACAATGGATCTACCTGGTTATTGGAGGCTTAAAACTTGGTGGGATCTACGCTCTTATTGCTCTTGGTTACACCCTTGTTTATGGTATCCTGCGCATGATCAACTTCGCCCATAGTGAAGTATTCATGAGTGGACCTTTCACAGCTGTTTTTCTGGCAATTTACCTTAATAATACAGGATTTTATAACTCCCATCCGTTAATAAGCCTCGGCTTGATCACAATAGTATCTGTCACCGTTTCAAGCACGGTTGCTCTTTTGCTTGAGCGAGTTGCCTATCGCAAACTACGCTATGCACCAAGATTGGTTCCATTGATCACAGCCATTGGCGCTTCTTTTTTCTTGCAGTATACGTTTAAAGGTTTTTATGGTGCAAATATAAAAACATACCCGAATTTGGATGCCTTAGCGGGTACCTGGACAATTGGCCCAGTTACCATCCCAAAAACCGACGCGGTCGTCATCCTATCCGCATTTTTCATGATGTTATTACTCTATTCAATAGTCCAATTTACCAAAACCGGTAAGGCCATGCGGGCTGTCTCAGAAGATAAAGAGGTTGCTGCCTTGATGGGGGTTGATGTCGACCGTATCATCGTATTTACATTTGGATTAGGCGGTGCATCAGCTGGTTTAGCAGGGGTTTTATACGCCCTCGTCTATCAAAATGTTCACTATTTCATGGGTTTCATACCGGGCTTAAAAGCTTTCACTGCTGCGGTGCTGGGTGGTATCGGAAACGTTGTGGGTGCTTGGCTGGGAGGCATGATCCTGGGTCTGCTCGAGTCGCTGGGTCCGAACTTGTTCCTGAGTGGGCTTGGCATCCCGGCTCCGAACCAGCTTAAAGATGGCATTGCATTTGCTATCCTCGTATTAATTCTAATTTTCCGTCCTACCGGTTTATTGGGTGAGCGGATAAGTAAGACGAAAGCCTAA
- a CDS encoding branched-chain amino acid ABC transporter substrate-binding protein — protein MSKRIFGIVSLLMILSMLLAACGGQAYTCTDSIGCVTVAPSEPVHLAYALAISGSDATLGTDSRNGAEVAIQDVGGKLLDHDIKFDGADEGCSAEGGQSAGTKLAADPSIVAILGTSCSSAVRVAIPLWSKAGFTVISPSNTAVDLTLKGNENNWPGYLRTAHSDSVQGKAAAEFAYNFLKVTKAATIHDGSIYAQQLQQVFADNFTKLGGTITAQESVDPQQTDMSGVLTSIAAGSPELIYHPIFVQAGTQIIRQARTTPGLENVYLMGADGMFSTDVMKGAGDAVEGVFASSPDTSAYGPDYAAKFLPEYQAKFGTVPISIFHAHAYDAMNMIFACVNKVTVKDSDGTLHIPRQGLRDCMYATKDFKGLTGNLTCTPTGDCADPKIAVYEYHTGQYPPEKIWP, from the coding sequence ATGAGTAAGCGTATATTTGGGATCGTTTCCCTATTAATGATTTTAAGCATGCTCTTAGCTGCATGCGGTGGACAGGCATATACATGTACAGATTCGATCGGCTGCGTGACTGTTGCTCCCAGCGAACCAGTCCACCTTGCTTATGCACTAGCAATCTCAGGTAGTGATGCCACTCTTGGCACTGACTCGCGTAATGGCGCCGAAGTCGCCATTCAAGATGTTGGTGGAAAACTTCTCGACCACGACATTAAGTTTGATGGTGCCGATGAAGGCTGCAGTGCTGAAGGTGGTCAGAGCGCAGGCACCAAATTAGCTGCCGATCCATCCATTGTTGCTATTCTTGGTACTTCCTGCTCAAGCGCCGTTCGCGTGGCTATCCCCCTGTGGTCCAAGGCCGGTTTCACGGTGATATCCCCATCCAATACCGCTGTTGACCTGACCCTTAAAGGCAATGAAAACAACTGGCCGGGTTACCTACGTACCGCCCATAGTGATTCAGTCCAGGGCAAGGCTGCCGCAGAGTTTGCTTATAATTTCCTTAAGGTAACTAAAGCTGCAACCATCCATGACGGAAGTATTTACGCCCAACAGCTTCAACAGGTTTTTGCTGACAATTTCACCAAACTGGGCGGTACCATCACTGCTCAGGAATCGGTTGATCCACAGCAGACAGACATGAGTGGTGTTCTCACGAGCATCGCTGCTGGCTCTCCTGAGCTGATCTACCACCCGATCTTCGTGCAAGCTGGAACGCAGATCATTCGCCAGGCACGCACCACACCTGGCCTTGAGAATGTTTACCTGATGGGTGCTGATGGCATGTTCTCAACCGACGTGATGAAGGGTGCTGGTGATGCGGTTGAAGGTGTGTTTGCTTCTAGCCCCGACACTTCTGCCTATGGTCCGGATTATGCTGCTAAATTCCTGCCTGAATATCAAGCCAAATTCGGCACTGTGCCAATCAGTATCTTCCATGCCCATGCCTACGACGCAATGAATATGATTTTCGCCTGCGTCAATAAGGTGACTGTTAAGGATAGTGATGGCACACTGCATATACCCCGCCAGGGTTTACGCGATTGCATGTATGCCACCAAGGATTTTAAGGGTTTGACTGGTAATTTGACCTGCACTCCAACGGGAGACTGCGCTGATCCCAAGATCGCTGTCTACGAGTACCACACTGGTCAGTACCCACCTGAGAAGATCTGGCCATAA